The region CTGCACGCGGCTAAGGATGGTGGGGAGCACCTTGTTGACTTCGGTAGTAGCAAAGATGAAGATTACATGTTCAGGGGGTTCTTCCAGAGTCTTCAGCAATGCGTTGAAGGCTGCGGTAGAGAGCATGTGGACTTCGTCGATGATGAAAATCTTGTACTTGCCAAGAACGGGAGGGTACTGAACCTTTTCGATCACTTCGCGGATGTTGTCCACGCCAGTATTGGAGGCTGCGTCTATTTCGAAAACGTCCATGGAGCTTCCGGAAAGGATGCTCTTGCAGCTTTCGCATTCGCCACAGGGATGCAGCGGGTCGCCGCCGGTACAGTTCAGGGTTCTTGCAAGGATACGGGCACTGGTAGTCTTACCCACGCCGCGGGTTCCCGTGAAGAGGAATGCGTGGTGGAGACGGCCTCCTTCAATTGCATTCTGGAGGGTTTTTGCGATGTGTTCCTGTCCGACCATGTCGGAGAAAGACTGAGGACGCCACTTTCGGGCCATTGCTACGTATGCCATGACCTCAAGTATAGCAAAAAAGAAAAATAAATGAGGGGCAGACTACTTGTACATGTCCTCAATCTGGAGGGCGTACTTCTCTTCCGTTGCCTTTCGACGGATTTTCAGGGTTGGGGTGAGCAAACCGGATTCTACGGTCAGTTCGTCCGTGAGGAGGGTCCACTTGCGGATCTGTTCCCAGTGGTTCAGCTTCTTGTTGATGCGGTTGATCTGGCGCGATATGGCGGTCTGGAGTCGGACGGATTCGGTTGCTTTCTCCATGTCGAAGTCGGCGGAATGTTCGTTCAGCAGTCGCTTGCAGTTGACGGGATTGAGGAAAATGAGGGCGGAGGCGAACTTGCGGTCGTTGGCGATGACTAGGGCCTGTTCGATCACGGGATGCCTGCTCAGTTCCAATTCGATGGGGGCGGGGCTGACGTACTTGCCGGTGCTGGTCTTCAGAAGTTCCTTGATTCGCCCCGTCAGGTAGAGGAATCCGTTGGAGTCGATGGAACCCTGGTCTCCTGTGTGGAAGAAACCGTCCTCGGTGAATATTTCCTTGTTGAGGTCGGGCCTGTTGTGGTATCCGCTGAAGACGCTGTCGCCTTTGACCAGAACTTCGCTGTTCTCTCCGATTTTAACATCCAGGAAGGGTAGGGGAATGCCCACGCTGCCGGGTTTTACCCAATTGGACTTGTTGGCGCTGACTACGGGGGCGCATTCTGTAAGGCCGTATCCTTCGCAGATGGTGATTCCCACGTTTAACAGGAACTTGCAGATAGACTTGTTCAGGGCGCCGCCGCCGGAAACGATAATGCGAAGTCTTCCGCCGATGGCGTCTCTCATCTTGCTGTATACAAGCTTGTCGAAAAGTTTCTTCTTTAAGCCGGGCTTTTTATCGGGGTCGGCGTTTTTTGCTAGACGGATGGCTTGATTGACGATGAACCGCTTGAACCCGCTGTAGCTTGCTCCTGCGGCGGTCATACTTTCGTACACGCGTTCCAGAATGCGGGGTACCACTGTCATGAATGTGGGACGTACTTCTTTGATTAGAGCGGCCGCGTTTTTGGGGTTGTCTGCAAAATACACGGTGGTTCCGCTGACAATATAGAAGTAGACCGCCATTCTCTCGAAAACGTGTGCTACAGGAAGGACCACGAGGCAAATATCCGTCTTCTTGTAAAGTCGGATGTAGTCCTTTCGTAAAATGCGGACTTGGCACAGAACGTTTCTGTGGGTCAGTTCAGCGCCCTTGGGACGTCCCGTGGAACCGCTGGTGTAAATGATGGAAAAGATGTCGTCGGGACGGATGTTCAGAAGCTGGTCTTCCAGCCATTTAGAAGATTCCGGAAGCTTGGCCTGCTCGATGCCGTCCTTCAGCAGTTTGTCCAGATAGATGCCGTTAGGAGCAAGCTTGGATTTGGGATCGATACTGATGACCGCCTTAAATCTGCCGAGACATTCCTGGATGCCTGGGTCCAACTCTTCCAGGTCGTTAACCACCAGAATCTGGATGTCTGAATCGTCACACTGGAAGTTGAAATTTTCCGTGGAAATGTTAGGGAAAAGAGGAACTGTGATGGCGTGGTTCAGCTGGGCGGCTACGTCTACCATCATCCATTCGGGACTGCTATTGGCGACGATGCCGACGCTCTGTTTTGGACGAATTCCGATATCACGGAACGCAAGAGCCAGCTGCAAAGTCTTTAATCTTAGGTCTTGTCTGGTAAAGTGAACCCATTTTTCCCCTTTTCGGTGGTACCAACCGCCGAAATCCTCTCTTTCGCAGTTTGCGAAAAACATCTGGGCGAGGGAGAAATACTGTAGCGGTTCCATTTTGAGTCCTGATTTCGAGAAAAATCTCAAGGAGAGTGGGGTATCATTAAGATACCATTATCCAGGGGAAAATGGCCGATTTTTTTGAATAAATCGGGGAAAAAAGCCTGTTTTTGGATATTCTGCGGGTTTTCTAATCAGGTATTTTAATAAAATGAGAACAATAAAATCTTCAAAATCTTTGATTTTATGAAAAATTCTTTAAAATTTCTATTGCTTTTTAGAAAAAGTTGAATTATATTTGAGAACATAAATAAGAACAAACAATGGGATGTGTGTATGAACTTCAAAACTCTTTCTCTCTCTGCTGCAGTGCTGGGCCTTGCCACTTCCGCGTCTGCATTGACCATTAACAAGGCTGAAGGATGGCTGGAATCCGCCTATGCGGAATGGGCTATGGTTTCCGGTGCTAGCAGCTACAATGTTTACGTGGATGGTGTCAAGATTGACAATCCCCTGATTCGTAGCTATGGTTCCTATATGCGCGCTGATGCAGTCGGCCTGAAGGCCGGCTCCCACACCATCAAGGTGGAAGCAAGCAATGGCGAAACCGCCTCCAAGACCGTTACCGTCAAGGCTCATGATCGATCTGGTTTTGCCTTCAGCAATAACCGTGTTCCTGGTGCCTACAATACCGATGGTACTCTCAAGAGTGGTGCCGTGGTGGTGTACGTGACTGAAAAGACCAAGAATTCCGTTACTGCAGACGTGACCGTGGATTCCAAGGGAACCAAGAAGTCCTGCCTGAGCTTCCAGGGCATTTTGAACTGCATGAAGAAGGGCTATGAAACTCGCCCCTTCGATTTCCGCTTTATT is a window of Fibrobacter sp. UWEL DNA encoding:
- a CDS encoding long-chain fatty acid--CoA ligase; amino-acid sequence: MEPLQYFSLAQMFFANCEREDFGGWYHRKGEKWVHFTRQDLRLKTLQLALAFRDIGIRPKQSVGIVANSSPEWMMVDVAAQLNHAITVPLFPNISTENFNFQCDDSDIQILVVNDLEELDPGIQECLGRFKAVISIDPKSKLAPNGIYLDKLLKDGIEQAKLPESSKWLEDQLLNIRPDDIFSIIYTSGSTGRPKGAELTHRNVLCQVRILRKDYIRLYKKTDICLVVLPVAHVFERMAVYFYIVSGTTVYFADNPKNAAALIKEVRPTFMTVVPRILERVYESMTAAGASYSGFKRFIVNQAIRLAKNADPDKKPGLKKKLFDKLVYSKMRDAIGGRLRIIVSGGGALNKSICKFLLNVGITICEGYGLTECAPVVSANKSNWVKPGSVGIPLPFLDVKIGENSEVLVKGDSVFSGYHNRPDLNKEIFTEDGFFHTGDQGSIDSNGFLYLTGRIKELLKTSTGKYVSPAPIELELSRHPVIEQALVIANDRKFASALIFLNPVNCKRLLNEHSADFDMEKATESVRLQTAISRQINRINKKLNHWEQIRKWTLLTDELTVESGLLTPTLKIRRKATEEKYALQIEDMYK